The Alosa alosa isolate M-15738 ecotype Scorff River chromosome 9, AALO_Geno_1.1, whole genome shotgun sequence genome includes a region encoding these proteins:
- the sid1 gene encoding secreted immunoglobulin domain 1 encodes MWRVRAVTVHTQTEQNTQSMRSHDEKRSAMRWTKPLPFLLLISLHSASLAAGTGVAVTKGQNVTLACPLEVNLTVGTIAWYKQSPGQGPNMVLSYVLNGSSQVRYGEGFHLGRFSVQSGASDSVPHQLLISTTEEMDSATYYCGISNSDRQTDP; translated from the exons ATGTGGAGAGTGAGGGCGgtcactgtacacacacagactgagcaGAACACTCAAAGCATGAGGAGCCACGATGAGAAGCGATCTGCAATGAGATGGACAAAAcctctcccttttctcctcttGATCTCACTTCACA GTGCATCACTGGCCGCGGGCACAGGTGTGGCAGTGACCAAAGGGCAGAACGTTACCCTGGCATGCCCGCTGGAGGTCAACCTCACGGTGGGCACGATCGCCTGGTACAAGCAGAGCCCAGGCCAGGGCCCAAACATGGTTCTGAGCTACGTCCTGAATGGGTCCTCGCAGGTCCGCTACGGCGAGGGGTTCCACCTGGGTCGGTTCTCAGTCCAGTCAGGGGCAAGCGACTCAGTGCCACACCAGCTTCTGATCAGCACCACGGAGGAGATGGACTCGGCCACCTACTACTGCGGCATCTCCAACAGCGACCGCCAAACGGACCCCTAA